A region from the Nocardioides exalbidus genome encodes:
- a CDS encoding LacI family DNA-binding transcriptional regulator translates to MPGAPRGIDDLAAGPGVRSHRRVTMQQVAVEAGVSVSTVSKVINSRYGISAATAAHVNGVIERLGYETSLVARSLRNQRTNVIGVLVADFEPFSTEVLKGAADAIRDSGFELVAYSAGGRVDEHVGWERRYLSRLMGTLVDGAVLVTPTVTDVDSDGPVVAIDPHTGSTTIPTVTADNLQGARAGVRHLLQLGHTRIGMVTGRVDLVSAQLREQGFREALAEAGVAVDDSLVVPGAFEADVAREAARGLLGRPGRPTAVFAASDQMALAVLEVAAELGIRVPHELSVVGFDNIPESALSDPPLTTVQQPIREMGRDAVALLIELIEGAEPAELHRTLGTDLVLRRSTRALGGTPS, encoded by the coding sequence ATGCCGGGTGCGCCCCGCGGGATCGACGACCTCGCCGCCGGCCCCGGCGTGCGGTCCCACCGGCGGGTGACCATGCAGCAGGTCGCCGTCGAGGCCGGGGTCTCGGTGTCGACGGTGTCGAAGGTGATCAACAGTCGCTACGGCATCTCGGCGGCCACCGCGGCCCACGTCAACGGGGTGATCGAGCGGCTGGGCTACGAGACGAGCCTGGTGGCCCGGAGCCTGCGCAACCAGCGAACCAACGTGATCGGTGTGCTGGTCGCCGACTTCGAGCCCTTCAGCACCGAGGTGCTCAAGGGCGCGGCCGACGCCATCCGGGATTCCGGCTTCGAGCTCGTCGCCTACTCGGCAGGCGGACGGGTCGACGAGCACGTCGGGTGGGAGCGCCGCTACCTCTCCCGGCTGATGGGCACCCTGGTCGACGGCGCCGTCCTGGTGACACCGACCGTGACCGACGTCGACAGCGACGGTCCCGTCGTGGCCATCGACCCCCACACCGGGAGCACGACGATCCCGACGGTGACCGCTGACAACCTGCAGGGCGCGCGGGCCGGCGTGCGACACCTCCTGCAGCTGGGTCACACGCGCATCGGCATGGTCACCGGCCGCGTCGACCTGGTCTCGGCCCAGCTGCGTGAGCAGGGCTTCCGCGAGGCGCTCGCCGAGGCGGGTGTCGCCGTCGACGATTCGCTCGTCGTGCCCGGAGCCTTCGAGGCCGACGTCGCGCGCGAGGCGGCTCGCGGCCTGCTCGGCCGGCCCGGACGACCCACGGCGGTCTTCGCCGCCAGCGACCAGATGGCGCTGGCCGTGCTCGAGGTCGCGGCTGAGCTCGGCATCCGCGTCCCTCACGAACTGTCCGTCGTCGGGTTCGACAACATCCCCGAGTCGGCGCTCTCCGACCCGCCGCTGACGACCGTCCAGCAGCCGATCCGCGAGATGGGTCGCGACGCCGTCGCGCTGCTCATCGAGCTCATCGAGGGCGCCGAGCCCGCCGAGCTGCACCGCACGCTGGGTACCGACCTGGTGCTGCGTCGCTCCACCCGAGCCCTCGGAGGTACCCCGTCGTGA
- a CDS encoding carbohydrate ABC transporter permease, which produces MSPTQPSRRRRTAHGGGGPAVYVVALAVVALSVGPVVYGALNGFRSNEQLARDPAGLPSPWRFDNYSAVFTNPDFWRYATNSMAVAALTTVIAVGAGVMAAYPLARYQFRGREPIFMVFVLGLLFPLATAIIPLSIFISRDLQLSNTWWGVALPQAAFALPVTVVILRPFLMALPRELEEAALIDGASRIGVFWRIAVPLSRPALITVGVLAFVGSWNSYLLPLLVLQGEMRTLPLGVADYSTQYSADTAGVLAFTTVATLPALILFLALQGRIVNGLQGAVKG; this is translated from the coding sequence GTGTCCCCCACCCAGCCGTCACGCCGGCGCCGGACCGCCCACGGCGGCGGTGGTCCCGCCGTGTACGTCGTCGCGCTCGCGGTCGTGGCGCTGAGCGTCGGACCGGTCGTCTACGGGGCGCTCAACGGCTTCCGGTCCAACGAGCAGCTGGCCCGCGACCCCGCCGGCCTGCCGAGCCCCTGGCGGTTCGACAACTACTCGGCGGTGTTCACCAACCCCGACTTCTGGCGCTACGCCACCAACTCGATGGCGGTGGCCGCGCTGACCACGGTGATCGCGGTGGGCGCCGGTGTGATGGCCGCCTACCCGCTGGCCCGCTACCAGTTCCGGGGCCGCGAGCCGATCTTCATGGTCTTCGTCCTCGGTCTGCTCTTCCCCCTCGCGACGGCGATCATCCCGCTGTCGATCTTCATCAGCCGCGACCTCCAGCTGTCGAACACGTGGTGGGGGGTCGCGCTGCCGCAGGCCGCCTTCGCGCTGCCGGTGACCGTCGTCATCCTCCGGCCCTTCCTGATGGCGCTGCCGCGCGAGCTCGAGGAGGCCGCACTCATCGACGGGGCGTCACGGATCGGCGTCTTCTGGCGGATCGCGGTGCCCCTGAGTCGTCCTGCCCTGATCACCGTCGGCGTGCTGGCGTTCGTCGGGTCGTGGAACTCCTACCTGCTTCCGCTGCTCGTCCTGCAGGGCGAGATGCGCACCCTGCCCCTGGGCGTGGCCGACTACTCCACCCAGTACTCCGCCGACACCGCCGGGGTGCTGGCCTTCACCACCGTGGCGACCCTGCCGGCACTCATACTCTTCCTAGCCCTCCAGGGACGGATCGTGAACGGACTCCAGGGCGCGGTGAAGGGATGA
- a CDS encoding carbohydrate ABC transporter permease, which yields MSLQHASTTAPDTGTAAPAQGARPVASPTRRVPRPGRRPQWRERLEILVLVLPALVLLGMFVAWPVASAVRMSLYRWRGFGPMDDFVGLDNYRRVITDDVFTQAVTHNLVIVVLSILIQLPLGLGVALLLDRSMRGRGLARTLIFVPYVLAEVIAGVIWFQLLLPGSGVVDGLLGGVGITPPDQGFLGTPGLALWAIMAVLTWKYLGLAILLFLAGLQTVPADVHEAAQLDGASWWQTQWRIVIPLLGPTIRTWCFLSMIGSLQLFDMVWVLTGGGPANATTTMATYLITQGTQRGNYGIAGAASVVLFVIGVVMAALYQRIVLRRDTHVER from the coding sequence GTGAGCCTGCAACACGCCTCGACCACCGCCCCGGACACGGGGACGGCTGCTCCCGCGCAGGGGGCGCGACCCGTCGCATCGCCGACGCGTCGCGTCCCGCGGCCAGGACGACGCCCGCAGTGGCGTGAGCGGCTGGAGATCCTCGTCCTCGTCCTCCCCGCGCTGGTGCTCCTGGGGATGTTCGTGGCGTGGCCCGTCGCCTCTGCCGTGCGGATGTCGCTCTACCGCTGGCGTGGGTTCGGCCCGATGGACGACTTCGTGGGGCTGGACAACTACCGGCGGGTGATCACCGACGACGTGTTCACCCAGGCGGTGACGCACAACCTGGTCATCGTCGTCCTCAGCATCCTGATCCAGCTGCCCCTGGGGCTGGGAGTGGCACTCCTGCTCGACCGCTCGATGCGAGGGCGTGGCCTGGCGCGCACCTTGATCTTCGTGCCCTACGTGCTCGCCGAGGTGATCGCAGGCGTGATCTGGTTCCAGCTGCTGCTCCCCGGCAGCGGTGTGGTGGACGGTCTGCTCGGCGGGGTCGGCATCACCCCGCCCGACCAGGGCTTCCTCGGCACACCGGGGCTGGCGCTCTGGGCGATCATGGCGGTCCTGACGTGGAAGTACCTGGGCCTGGCGATCCTGCTCTTCCTGGCGGGACTGCAGACCGTCCCGGCCGACGTCCACGAGGCGGCCCAGCTCGACGGCGCATCCTGGTGGCAGACCCAGTGGCGCATCGTCATCCCCCTGCTGGGACCGACGATCCGCACCTGGTGCTTCCTGTCGATGATCGGATCGCTCCAGCTCTTCGACATGGTGTGGGTGCTGACCGGCGGTGGTCCGGCGAACGCCACCACGACCATGGCGACCTACCTCATCACCCAGGGCACCCAGCGCGGCAACTACGGCATCGCGGGAGCGGCCTCCGTGGTCCTGTTCGTCATCGGCGTGGTGATGGCCGCGCTCTACCAGCGGATCGTGCTGCGGCGCGACACGCACGTCGAGAGGTGA
- a CDS encoding ABC transporter substrate-binding protein: MRKQTRGAALALLCVGMSLTAACGGGDDSASGDDNTITWWHNSNNEPGKGYYEKVAADFEADHPGTTVEVTAMAHEDMVDKLAAAFQSGDMPDVYMERGGGELAAHVDAGLTRDLTEDAADEIEAIGGSVAGWQVDDRTYALPFSLGVVGVWYNTDDFAAAGVEPPTTMSEWEAVNADLKADGMTPLSLGAGDKWPAAHYWYYAAVRTCSQDVLTQAVTDLDFSDPCFVEAGEVVQDLIGTEPFNKGFLATPAQEGATSASGLLATGKVASEMQGHWEPGVMQGLTDDGKGLGAKTGWFPFPAVEGGAGDPAAALGGGDAWAVAQDAPDAAVDLVKYLLSEDVQRGFAENDMGLPTLPAATDAVSDPVLADLIQVRDDAPFVQLYFDTAFGESIGGAMNDEIALMFAGQASPQDVVDAMQQAADEQG; encoded by the coding sequence ATGCGGAAGCAGACACGAGGCGCGGCGCTTGCCCTGCTGTGCGTGGGGATGTCGTTGACGGCTGCCTGCGGCGGCGGTGACGACTCCGCCAGCGGTGACGACAACACCATCACGTGGTGGCACAACTCCAACAACGAACCGGGCAAGGGCTACTACGAGAAGGTCGCGGCGGACTTCGAGGCCGACCACCCCGGCACCACCGTCGAGGTCACGGCGATGGCCCACGAGGACATGGTCGACAAGCTCGCCGCCGCCTTCCAGAGCGGCGACATGCCCGACGTCTACATGGAGCGCGGCGGCGGTGAGCTCGCCGCCCACGTCGACGCCGGCCTGACCCGCGACCTGACCGAGGACGCTGCCGACGAGATCGAGGCCATCGGCGGTTCCGTCGCCGGGTGGCAGGTCGACGACCGCACCTACGCGCTGCCGTTCTCCCTGGGAGTCGTCGGGGTCTGGTACAACACCGACGACTTCGCCGCAGCGGGCGTCGAGCCGCCCACGACGATGTCCGAGTGGGAGGCGGTCAACGCCGACCTGAAGGCCGACGGCATGACCCCGCTGTCCCTGGGCGCGGGGGACAAGTGGCCGGCCGCGCACTACTGGTACTACGCCGCCGTGCGGACCTGCAGCCAGGACGTGCTCACCCAGGCCGTGACCGACCTGGACTTCTCCGACCCGTGCTTCGTCGAGGCGGGGGAGGTGGTCCAGGACCTCATCGGCACCGAACCGTTCAACAAGGGCTTCCTCGCCACACCGGCACAGGAGGGCGCCACCTCGGCATCGGGCCTGCTCGCCACCGGGAAGGTGGCCAGCGAGATGCAGGGCCACTGGGAGCCCGGCGTGATGCAGGGCCTGACCGACGACGGCAAGGGACTCGGGGCGAAGACCGGCTGGTTCCCGTTCCCCGCGGTCGAGGGCGGTGCCGGCGACCCGGCCGCCGCGCTCGGGGGCGGAGACGCGTGGGCCGTCGCGCAGGACGCGCCCGACGCTGCCGTCGACCTGGTGAAGTACCTGCTGAGCGAGGACGTCCAGAGGGGCTTCGCCGAGAACGACATGGGCCTGCCCACCCTCCCGGCCGCGACGGACGCCGTCAGCGACCCGGTGCTCGCGGACCTGATCCAGGTCCGTGACGACGCGCCCTTCGTCCAGCTCTACTTCGACACCGCCTTCGGCGAGTCGATCGGGGGCGCCATGAACGACGAGATCGCCCTCATGTTCGCCGGCCAGGCCAGCCCGCAGGACGTCGTGGACGCCATGCAGCAGGCCGCCGACGAGCAGGGGTGA
- a CDS encoding Ig-like domain repeat protein, which yields MRRSVGSRIGATSALSLLLAAGALATVPGTVQASGSSVGTASDVDLPRPARGASAVRLLGDQVDEAAALNGMTGPELDELLTTDRTAWLDLAGRVFFKENGFSAPATGPVEAVAPLDQTFALHSKADSARTIFLDFDGGTASGTSWHATNASVPTTQPGWDPSGNGAAFDDLEKAKIQAVWAAVAEDYAPFDVDVTTQDPGPSAIHRSSPADTTYGSHVLITPSTGAQSAICRGGCGGVAYLRAFGQTQAPGGDGYGYYQPAWVFPQSLSNSSKAIAEAASHEVGHNLGLDHDGSSTGNPDYDAGHGAWAPIMGVGYYKAISQWSKGDYNGANEHQDDVAIITSVVGLRTDEAPPTIVGAPALPGSTAYIAARADVDTYALGTCSGPVTVDAEPLAAATNLDIGLSLLDATGQVVASADPPSAQVSDTTASGMDASLSRTLASGQYYVAVDGVGNGTWTTGYDDYGSLGAYTLSRTGSCDGVAPVTWTPTPTPTPTPTTPPATTPTTPTVPTTPPGSTSSSPPAPATLRVKAPATARAGSRPRVVVTVDRGSVAATGTVVVTAGKKSWTLALSSGTAKVRLPRVKAGRLRISVRYSGDATTLPATSTWVIKVKR from the coding sequence ATGCGTCGATCCGTCGGCAGCCGCATCGGCGCCACGTCAGCCCTGTCCCTGCTGCTCGCCGCGGGCGCGCTCGCCACGGTCCCCGGGACCGTGCAGGCCTCCGGGTCGTCCGTCGGGACGGCATCCGACGTCGACCTGCCGCGACCGGCGCGGGGTGCGAGCGCCGTACGCCTCCTCGGGGACCAGGTCGACGAGGCCGCCGCGCTCAACGGCATGACCGGTCCCGAGCTCGACGAGCTCCTCACGACCGACCGCACCGCCTGGCTCGACCTCGCGGGCCGCGTGTTCTTCAAAGAGAATGGCTTCTCCGCGCCCGCCACCGGACCCGTCGAAGCGGTCGCTCCCCTCGACCAGACTTTCGCGCTGCACAGCAAGGCGGACTCGGCCCGGACGATCTTCCTCGACTTCGACGGTGGCACCGCGAGCGGCACCAGCTGGCACGCCACCAACGCGTCCGTCCCGACGACCCAACCCGGCTGGGACCCCTCTGGCAATGGAGCCGCCTTCGACGACCTGGAGAAGGCGAAGATCCAGGCCGTCTGGGCGGCGGTGGCGGAGGACTACGCACCGTTCGACGTCGACGTCACGACGCAGGACCCCGGACCAAGCGCGATCCACCGGTCGAGCCCCGCCGACACCACCTACGGGTCGCACGTCCTGATCACGCCGAGCACCGGCGCGCAATCGGCCATCTGTCGCGGCGGCTGCGGCGGGGTCGCCTACCTCCGGGCCTTCGGGCAGACGCAGGCGCCCGGCGGGGACGGCTACGGCTACTACCAGCCAGCCTGGGTCTTCCCCCAGTCGCTGTCCAATTCCTCCAAGGCCATCGCCGAGGCCGCCAGCCACGAGGTCGGGCACAACCTCGGCCTCGACCACGACGGCAGCTCGACCGGGAACCCGGACTACGACGCAGGACACGGCGCGTGGGCGCCGATCATGGGCGTCGGCTACTACAAGGCGATCAGCCAGTGGAGCAAGGGCGACTACAACGGAGCCAACGAGCATCAGGACGATGTCGCGATCATCACCAGTGTCGTCGGGCTGCGCACCGACGAGGCGCCGCCGACGATCGTGGGCGCACCAGCGCTCCCCGGCTCGACGGCCTACATCGCCGCACGCGCCGACGTCGACACGTACGCCCTCGGCACCTGCTCCGGACCCGTGACCGTCGACGCCGAGCCGCTCGCGGCAGCCACGAACCTCGACATCGGACTGAGCCTCCTCGACGCGACCGGCCAGGTCGTCGCCAGTGCCGACCCGCCCTCGGCACAGGTCAGCGACACCACCGCCTCGGGCATGGACGCCTCGCTCAGCCGGACACTGGCGTCGGGCCAGTACTACGTGGCGGTCGACGGCGTCGGCAACGGCACGTGGACCACGGGGTACGACGACTACGGCTCGCTCGGCGCGTACACCCTGTCCCGCACCGGGAGCTGCGACGGTGTCGCCCCGGTCACGTGGACGCCCACACCGACGCCGACGCCGACCCCCACGACCCCGCCGGCCACCACCCCGACCACCCCGACGGTCCCGACCACCCCGCCGGGCTCGACGAGCTCGTCCCCGCCGGCACCCGCGACCCTGCGGGTCAAGGCGCCGGCGACCGCGAGGGCCGGGAGCCGTCCCAGGGTCGTGGTGACCGTGGACCGCGGATCGGTCGCCGCCACCGGCACGGTGGTGGTCACGGCGGGGAAGAAGTCGTGGACGCTCGCCCTCTCGTCCGGCACCGCGAAGGTGCGGCTGCCGAGGGTGAAGGCGGGCAGGCTGCGGATCAGCGTCCGCTACTCCGGCGACGCGACCACGCTGCCGGCGACGTCGACGTGGGTCATCAAGGTCAAGCGCTGA
- a CDS encoding sensor histidine kinase — translation MLDETDTARPRDGLAILAEGVDALAEFGGEDAYELLQEVARVAAGSDAAHTGIGRNQGMVDTVGVLLAAHMRASARRRVERRRTQLRNAVAEVVEAAVKDRDVERVISEAVRVLQRVMDSQLATIQAFGSDDPMSAGRDYGASHPPEVEDLITPEVVERAGLAAQVCWERQTASLHHLDEPDAEPLTTPEGRDFALGFMRTLGAREMLLAPLGADGRCVGWIVLTRADGHEPFSLDDVDAVLAIGREVGNAVRHAQAFERQVELIDQLRELSNYKSWFTATLAHQLRNPLTSISLHLDELTALRDGRAGTPAEVSGGLEAIERSARIIEDSVESLLSLARLEEPGKPAARELVDLDLLVMRCADAYERIARSGGVELETSDVAAGTQVTGDAGELEMIVDNVLGNAVKYSSAGGVVRLGVCADGDGTLLTCSDDGIGMGEHDLALMFSPFHRATEAHDRRIPGSGLGLAIVKAAVDRHGGTIRADSAPGRGTRIEIRLPTLTRG, via the coding sequence GTGCTGGACGAGACCGACACCGCCAGGCCGCGCGACGGCCTCGCGATCCTTGCCGAGGGCGTGGACGCGCTCGCCGAGTTCGGGGGCGAGGACGCCTACGAGCTCCTGCAGGAGGTGGCCCGTGTCGCAGCCGGCTCCGACGCCGCGCACACCGGGATCGGTCGCAACCAGGGGATGGTCGACACCGTCGGGGTCCTGCTCGCCGCCCACATGCGCGCCTCGGCCAGGCGCCGGGTCGAGCGCCGCCGGACCCAGCTCCGCAACGCCGTGGCCGAGGTGGTGGAGGCGGCCGTCAAGGACCGTGACGTCGAGAGGGTGATCTCGGAAGCGGTCCGCGTCCTCCAGCGCGTGATGGACAGCCAGCTCGCCACGATCCAGGCCTTCGGGTCCGACGACCCGATGAGCGCCGGTCGCGACTACGGCGCGTCCCACCCCCCGGAGGTCGAGGACCTCATCACGCCGGAGGTCGTCGAGCGCGCCGGTCTGGCGGCCCAGGTCTGCTGGGAGCGGCAGACGGCCTCGCTGCACCACCTCGACGAGCCCGACGCCGAGCCGTTGACGACACCGGAGGGGCGCGACTTCGCCCTGGGCTTCATGCGGACGCTCGGGGCCAGGGAGATGCTGCTCGCGCCGCTCGGCGCCGACGGCCGGTGCGTCGGGTGGATCGTGCTCACCCGCGCCGACGGCCACGAGCCGTTCAGCCTCGACGACGTCGACGCCGTCCTGGCGATCGGCCGCGAGGTCGGCAACGCCGTCCGCCACGCGCAGGCCTTCGAGCGGCAGGTCGAGCTCATCGACCAGCTGCGCGAGCTGAGCAACTACAAGAGCTGGTTCACCGCGACCCTGGCCCACCAGCTCCGCAACCCGTTGACCAGCATCAGCCTGCACCTGGACGAGCTGACCGCCCTCCGCGACGGCCGCGCCGGGACGCCGGCGGAGGTGAGCGGAGGGCTCGAGGCGATCGAGCGCTCCGCCCGCATCATCGAGGACAGTGTCGAGTCGCTCCTGTCGCTCGCCCGCCTGGAGGAGCCCGGCAAGCCGGCGGCGCGGGAGCTCGTCGACCTCGACCTGCTGGTGATGCGCTGCGCCGACGCCTACGAACGCATCGCCCGCTCGGGTGGCGTCGAGCTCGAGACCTCCGACGTGGCTGCCGGGACGCAGGTGACCGGCGACGCCGGCGAGCTCGAGATGATCGTCGACAACGTCCTGGGCAACGCCGTGAAGTACAGCTCGGCGGGAGGCGTCGTACGCCTGGGCGTGTGCGCGGACGGCGACGGCACGCTGCTCACCTGCTCCGACGACGGCATCGGCATGGGCGAGCACGACCTGGCCCTGATGTTCAGCCCGTTCCACCGGGCGACCGAGGCCCACGACCGCCGGATCCCCGGCTCCGGCCTGGGCCTCGCCATCGTCAAGGCCGCGGTCGACCGGCACGGCGGGACGATCCGGGCCGACTCGGCGCCGGGCCGCGGGACGCGCATCGAGATCAGGCTGCCGACGCTGACGCGCGGCTGA
- a CDS encoding HAD family hydrolase, with amino-acid sequence MTGAPAGISALLLDLDGTLVNSEPLHREGYRIYFAEKGWDVPDLTIFTGRRALDVLEAEPGPWSGHDPQAVLDEILEHVPDEDPDPVAGARELILGARATGTPVAIVTSAPPSWVERSLASLGLGVGSVDLVVTALDVSAGKPDPEGFALACERLGVDPAAAVAAEDSPAGIRAALAAGVRRVHGITTTHDAAELRSAGAVEVHDDARPLVDLLD; translated from the coding sequence ATGACGGGCGCCCCCGCGGGCATCTCGGCACTCCTGCTCGACCTCGACGGCACCCTCGTCAACTCCGAGCCCCTGCACCGCGAGGGCTACCGGATCTACTTCGCGGAGAAGGGCTGGGACGTCCCCGACCTGACCATCTTCACCGGCCGCAGAGCGCTCGACGTGCTCGAGGCCGAACCCGGCCCGTGGTCCGGCCACGACCCGCAGGCCGTGCTCGACGAGATCCTCGAGCACGTCCCCGACGAGGATCCCGACCCCGTGGCGGGTGCCCGTGAGCTGATCCTCGGCGCCCGCGCCACGGGCACGCCCGTCGCGATCGTCACGAGTGCTCCACCCTCGTGGGTCGAGCGCTCCCTGGCCTCGCTCGGGCTCGGTGTCGGCAGCGTCGACCTGGTCGTCACCGCGCTCGACGTGTCGGCAGGCAAGCCCGATCCGGAGGGCTTCGCGCTCGCCTGCGAGCGCCTCGGCGTCGACCCCGCCGCGGCGGTGGCGGCCGAGGACTCGCCCGCGGGCATCCGCGCCGCGCTCGCCGCCGGTGTGCGGCGCGTGCACGGGATCACGACCACCCACGACGCCGCGGAGCTCCGCAGCGCCGGGGCGGTCGAGGTGCACGACGACGCGCGCCCACTGGTGGACCTGCTCGACTGA
- a CDS encoding PTS sugar transporter subunit IIA, with amino-acid sequence MTDVLSPCAGRVIAMVDVPDPVFAEEMVGPGVAIEPAAGPVTVVSPIAGKVLKVMPHAFVVMGDGVGVLVHLGINTVRLDGEGFEVVAEQGSEVAAGDPMITWDPSALPATAGGQDVSPVVPVVLMDAPKGSVSSDAIGGDVVAGDLLFGTA; translated from the coding sequence GTGACCGACGTGCTGTCCCCGTGCGCGGGGAGGGTCATCGCCATGGTCGATGTCCCCGACCCGGTCTTCGCCGAGGAGATGGTCGGCCCCGGCGTGGCCATCGAGCCGGCCGCCGGCCCGGTCACCGTCGTGTCGCCGATCGCCGGCAAGGTGCTCAAGGTGATGCCCCACGCCTTCGTGGTGATGGGGGACGGCGTCGGCGTCCTGGTCCACCTCGGCATCAACACGGTCCGCCTCGACGGCGAGGGCTTCGAGGTCGTCGCCGAGCAGGGCAGCGAGGTCGCCGCCGGCGACCCGATGATCACGTGGGACCCGTCCGCCCTCCCCGCGACCGCCGGCGGCCAGGACGTGTCGCCCGTGGTGCCGGTCGTGCTGATGGACGCCCCGAAGGGCTCGGTCTCGAGCGACGCGATCGGCGGCGACGTGGTCGCGGGCGACCTGCTGTTCGGCACCGCATGA
- a CDS encoding glucose PTS transporter subunit EIIB: protein MSSKAEQILAGLGGADNVVEIEACITRLRTEVKDGALVDQAALKAAGAHGVMASGTVVQVVVGPEADNLADDIEDLM, encoded by the coding sequence ATGAGCAGCAAGGCAGAGCAGATCCTGGCCGGACTCGGCGGAGCCGACAACGTGGTCGAGATCGAGGCGTGCATCACCCGGCTCCGCACCGAGGTCAAGGACGGGGCCCTCGTGGACCAGGCCGCCCTCAAGGCCGCCGGCGCGCACGGCGTGATGGCGAGCGGCACCGTCGTCCAAGTCGTCGTCGGCCCGGAGGCGGACAACCTCGCCGACGACATCGAGGACCTGATGTGA
- a CDS encoding GntR family transcriptional regulator produces the protein MARRIDDGPRPKHVQLSDVLAELATRDLGPDAAIPSERDLMATYDVSRATVRKAIDSLVAGACSTGSRARAPSSRVPASRATCTWRRSPTTCAVAVSSPPRA, from the coding sequence ATGGCCCGCAGGATCGACGACGGCCCGCGGCCCAAGCACGTCCAGCTGAGCGACGTGCTGGCCGAGCTCGCGACCCGCGACCTCGGTCCCGACGCGGCCATCCCGTCCGAGCGCGACCTGATGGCGACGTACGACGTCTCGCGCGCCACCGTGCGCAAGGCGATCGACAGCCTCGTCGCGGGGGCCTGCTCCACCGGATCCAGGGCAAGGGCACCTTCGTCGCGCGTCCCCGCGTCGAGAGCCACCTGCACCTGGCGTCGTTCTCCGACGACATGCGCCGTCGCGGTCTCGAGCCCTCCACGCGCCTGA
- a CDS encoding GntR family transcriptional regulator, translated as MRRRGLEPSTRLMLVDEERPPAEVARSLRLGARGTAWRIDRVRLADGAPMAIEQGWYPQALLPDLDTEDLTGSLYTLFASRYGLVIDAAEQTLWGEAAEGATARRLEAPTHTPLLVFRRVSSAAGTPVEHVVSRYRGDRYQVHMNLGATPGASGRPGSRAGTNSTTGRKRSS; from the coding sequence ATGCGCCGTCGCGGTCTCGAGCCCTCCACGCGCCTGATGCTCGTCGACGAGGAGCGGCCGCCCGCCGAGGTGGCCCGCTCGCTGCGCCTCGGCGCCCGCGGCACCGCCTGGCGCATCGACCGCGTGCGCCTGGCCGACGGCGCGCCGATGGCGATCGAGCAGGGCTGGTACCCCCAGGCGCTGCTGCCCGACCTCGACACCGAGGACCTCACCGGCTCCCTCTACACGCTCTTCGCCTCGCGCTACGGCCTCGTCATCGACGCCGCCGAGCAGACCCTGTGGGGCGAGGCGGCCGAGGGCGCGACCGCGCGCCGCCTCGAGGCCCCGACCCACACCCCGCTCCTCGTCTTCCGCCGCGTGTCCAGCGCGGCCGGCACCCCGGTCGAGCACGTCGTCTCGCGCTATCGCGGCGACCGCTACCAGGTGCACATGAACCTCGGCGCCACCCCGGGCGCCAGTGGGAGGCCTGGCTCTCGGGCAGGCACGAACAGCACCACCGGAAGGAAACGGTCCTCATGA